A section of the Scomber scombrus chromosome 24, fScoSco1.1, whole genome shotgun sequence genome encodes:
- the LOC133976252 gene encoding male-specific lethal 3 homolog isoform X1 gives MNSRGIKYHFHKGERVLCFEPDPTKAKVLYDAKVLDVLIGTDEHGRRIPKYLIHFNGWNRSWDRWAAEDHVLRDTEDNRKLQRKLARKALGRMKRKAWAKRRRRQSGTKSSLKTLPKEDDSDDPCLISSSESSDGDDSDPESSNSGDSTFSEDINKMRVEPDINVKRECEEKVVHVDISIPDVLKKKLEDDCFYINKRKKLVMVPCQTNVVHILESYVKHFAINKAFMANERYRRQSTTQNSSPQPVPPEKNEELCKEMVDGLRITFDFTLPMILLYPCEQAQFKKVSSSRLFLAVNESSPCSSNAQRERSPSPLGHNPPTPQSTDSQPALSDISATTPTAPAPTPKRRRHPDMDCISYQSQSLRRSTRNTSGGDRPAEGSSGGGGSATASPQLKRRLVDSSSQPKFFLNLDRKTPVHSGSSSPLPLTPSKERSGPFYGLESRRNNELNEVLSWKLTPDNYPLNDQPPPPSYLYGSQHLLRLFVKLPEILGKMQIPERNLRALVKHLELFLRFLAEFHEDFFPESAYVSASEAYYNMKQPRPIY, from the exons ATGAATTCGCGGGGAATTAAATATCATTTTCACAAAGGAGAAAGAGTCCTGTGCTTTGAACCCGACCCGACCAAGGCTAAAGTGTTGTACGACGCTAAG GTCCTTGATGTCTTGATAGGTACGGATGAACATGGAAGGAGAATCCCAAAGTACCTGATTCACTTCAATGGTTGGAACAGAAG ctgGGATCGTTGGGCTGCAGAGGATCATGTCCTAAGGGACACTGAGGATAACCGTAAATTACAACGTAAACTGGCTCGCAAAGCTCTAGGTCGCAT GAAGAGAAAGGCATGGGCAaagcggcggcggcggcagtCCGGTACTAAATCCTCTCTGAAGACTCTCCCCAAGGAGGACGACAGTGATGACCCAT GTTTGATTTCGTCTTCGGAGAGCAGCGACGGGGACGATTCCGACCCTGAATCTTCGAACAGCGGGGATAGCACCTTCTCTGAGGATATCAACAAGATG AGGGTTGAGCCAGACATTAATGTTAAAAGGGAATGTGAGGAGAAGGTCGTCCATGTTGACATCAGCATCCCCGATGTTTTGAAGAAGAAACTGGAGGATGACTGCTTCTATATCAACAAGAGGAAGAAG CTGGTGATGGTTCCCTGTCAGACGAATGTCGTGCACATCCTGGAGTCCTACGTGAAGCACTTTGCCATCAACAAAGCCTTCATGGCCAATGAGAGGTACCGGCGTCAGAGCACGACACAGAACAGCAGCCCACAGCCAGTCCCTCCAGAAAAGAA TGAGGAGTTGTGTAAGGAAATGGTTGATGGCCTGAGGATCACATTTGACTTCACATTACCCATGATCCTCCTCTACCCCTGTGAACAAGCGCAGTTCAAAAAAGTCAGTTCCTCCAGGCTTTTCCTGGCCGTCAATGAAAGCTCCCCCTGCTCTAGCAA TGCCCAGCGAGAGCGCAGCCCAAGCCCGTTGGGGCACAATCCACCCACCCCTCAATCCACAGACAGCCAACCAGCACTAAGCGACATCTCTGCCACCACGCCCACTGCCCCTGCACCCACCCCAAAGCGCCGGCGCCACCCTGACATGGACTGTATCTCATACCAGTCCCAGTCTCTCAGACGCTCCACCAGGAACACATCGGGGGGCGACCGCCCCGCTGAAGGAAGCAGTGGAG GTGGAGGCAGTGCTACAGCGTCCCCACAGCTCAAACGCCGTTTGGTTGACAGCTCATCACAGCCCAAGTTCTTCCTCAACCTCGACAGAA AAACCCCAGTGCACAGCGGCTCATCTTCCCCATTGCCCTTGACCCCGAGCAAAGAGCGAAGTGGGCCTTTCTATGGCCTAGAGAGCCGGAGAAACAATGAGCTTAATGAG GTCCTGAGCTGGAAGCTGACTCCTGATAACTACCCCCTGAATGACCAGCCTCCCCCACCTTCCTACCTGTACGGATCACAACACCTCTTGCGGCTTTTTG TTAAGCTTCCTGAGATCCTGGGAAAAATGCAGATCCCAGAGAGGAATCTTCGAGCTCTGGTCAAACATTTGGAACTCTTCCTCAG GTTTCTGGCAGAGTTCCATGAGGATTTTTTCCCTGAGTCTGCATATGTGTCTGCATCGGAGGCCTACTACAACATGAAGCAACCAAGGCCAATTTACTGA
- the LOC133976252 gene encoding male-specific lethal 3 homolog isoform X2: protein MNSRGIKYHFHKGERVLCFEPDPTKAKVLYDAKVLDVLIGTDEHGRRIPKYLIHFNGWNRSWDRWAAEDHVLRDTEDNRKLQRKLARKALGRMKRKAWAKRRRRQSGTKSSLKTLPKEDDSDDPCLISSSESSDGDDSDPESSNSGDSTFSEDINKMRVEPDINVKRECEEKVVHVDISIPDVLKKKLEDDCFYINKRKKLVMVPCQTNVVHILESYVKHFAINKAFMANERYRRQSTTQNSSPQPVPPEKNEELCKEMVDGLRITFDFTLPMILLYPCEQAQFKKVSSSRLFLAVNESSPCSSNAQRERSPSPLGHNPPTPQSTDSQPALSDISATTPTAPAPTPKRRRHPDMDCISYQSQSLRRSTRNTSGGDRPAEGSSGETPVHSGSSSPLPLTPSKERSGPFYGLESRRNNELNEVLSWKLTPDNYPLNDQPPPPSYLYGSQHLLRLFVKLPEILGKMQIPERNLRALVKHLELFLRFLAEFHEDFFPESAYVSASEAYYNMKQPRPIY, encoded by the exons ATGAATTCGCGGGGAATTAAATATCATTTTCACAAAGGAGAAAGAGTCCTGTGCTTTGAACCCGACCCGACCAAGGCTAAAGTGTTGTACGACGCTAAG GTCCTTGATGTCTTGATAGGTACGGATGAACATGGAAGGAGAATCCCAAAGTACCTGATTCACTTCAATGGTTGGAACAGAAG ctgGGATCGTTGGGCTGCAGAGGATCATGTCCTAAGGGACACTGAGGATAACCGTAAATTACAACGTAAACTGGCTCGCAAAGCTCTAGGTCGCAT GAAGAGAAAGGCATGGGCAaagcggcggcggcggcagtCCGGTACTAAATCCTCTCTGAAGACTCTCCCCAAGGAGGACGACAGTGATGACCCAT GTTTGATTTCGTCTTCGGAGAGCAGCGACGGGGACGATTCCGACCCTGAATCTTCGAACAGCGGGGATAGCACCTTCTCTGAGGATATCAACAAGATG AGGGTTGAGCCAGACATTAATGTTAAAAGGGAATGTGAGGAGAAGGTCGTCCATGTTGACATCAGCATCCCCGATGTTTTGAAGAAGAAACTGGAGGATGACTGCTTCTATATCAACAAGAGGAAGAAG CTGGTGATGGTTCCCTGTCAGACGAATGTCGTGCACATCCTGGAGTCCTACGTGAAGCACTTTGCCATCAACAAAGCCTTCATGGCCAATGAGAGGTACCGGCGTCAGAGCACGACACAGAACAGCAGCCCACAGCCAGTCCCTCCAGAAAAGAA TGAGGAGTTGTGTAAGGAAATGGTTGATGGCCTGAGGATCACATTTGACTTCACATTACCCATGATCCTCCTCTACCCCTGTGAACAAGCGCAGTTCAAAAAAGTCAGTTCCTCCAGGCTTTTCCTGGCCGTCAATGAAAGCTCCCCCTGCTCTAGCAA TGCCCAGCGAGAGCGCAGCCCAAGCCCGTTGGGGCACAATCCACCCACCCCTCAATCCACAGACAGCCAACCAGCACTAAGCGACATCTCTGCCACCACGCCCACTGCCCCTGCACCCACCCCAAAGCGCCGGCGCCACCCTGACATGGACTGTATCTCATACCAGTCCCAGTCTCTCAGACGCTCCACCAGGAACACATCGGGGGGCGACCGCCCCGCTGAAGGAAGCAGTGGAG AAACCCCAGTGCACAGCGGCTCATCTTCCCCATTGCCCTTGACCCCGAGCAAAGAGCGAAGTGGGCCTTTCTATGGCCTAGAGAGCCGGAGAAACAATGAGCTTAATGAG GTCCTGAGCTGGAAGCTGACTCCTGATAACTACCCCCTGAATGACCAGCCTCCCCCACCTTCCTACCTGTACGGATCACAACACCTCTTGCGGCTTTTTG TTAAGCTTCCTGAGATCCTGGGAAAAATGCAGATCCCAGAGAGGAATCTTCGAGCTCTGGTCAAACATTTGGAACTCTTCCTCAG GTTTCTGGCAGAGTTCCATGAGGATTTTTTCCCTGAGTCTGCATATGTGTCTGCATCGGAGGCCTACTACAACATGAAGCAACCAAGGCCAATTTACTGA